From one Armatimonadota bacterium genomic stretch:
- a CDS encoding SDR family oxidoreductase, translated as MDLGLGGKVALVTGGSKGIGRAVAVALAREGARVGIVARDAERLERVAGEIRQATSAEVVPFPGDVMRPEDPPRIADQAAAHFGRLDILVNNAGAAPGGLLLDLTEEHWALALQTKFLGYIRFMKAVIPHMLRAGGGRIVNIVGNDGIKPAFWELTPSAANAADLAVTLALAEQYGPHGILVNAINPGPVATDRWDGLVAAYARDMGLSTEEASRLATASIPLGRICTPEEVADVAVFVASPRASFMNGALITLDGGQRKALMDVRGRR; from the coding sequence ATGGACCTGGGGCTGGGCGGCAAGGTGGCGCTGGTCACCGGCGGCAGCAAGGGCATCGGCCGGGCGGTGGCCGTGGCCCTGGCCAGGGAGGGTGCGCGGGTGGGGATCGTCGCCCGCGACGCGGAGCGGCTCGAGCGCGTCGCTGGCGAGATCCGCCAGGCCACCAGCGCCGAGGTCGTCCCCTTCCCGGGCGACGTCATGCGGCCCGAGGACCCGCCGCGCATCGCCGACCAGGCGGCCGCCCACTTCGGCCGCCTGGACATCCTGGTGAACAACGCCGGAGCTGCCCCGGGCGGCCTGCTCCTGGACCTGACCGAGGAGCACTGGGCCCTGGCCCTGCAGACGAAGTTCCTGGGCTACATCCGCTTCATGAAGGCGGTCATCCCCCACATGCTGCGCGCCGGCGGGGGGCGCATCGTGAACATCGTCGGCAACGACGGGATCAAGCCGGCGTTCTGGGAGCTGACGCCCAGTGCCGCCAACGCGGCCGACCTGGCGGTGACCCTGGCCCTGGCCGAGCAGTACGGCCCCCACGGCATCCTGGTGAACGCCATCAACCCGGGACCGGTGGCCACCGACCGGTGGGACGGCCTCGTGGCCGCCTACGCGCGGGACATGGGGCTCTCCACGGAGGAGGCCTCCCGGCTGGCCACCGCGTCGATCCCGCTCGGGCGCATCTGCACCCCGGAGGAGGTGGCCGACGTGGCGGTCTTCGTGGCCTCGCCCCGGGCCAGCTTCATGAACGGGGCGCTCATCACCCTCGACGGCGGGCAGCGCAAGGCCCTGATGGACGTGCGGGGACGGCGGTGA
- a CDS encoding nitrilase-related carbon-nitrogen hydrolase, with amino-acid sequence MSRLAVVQLAAPWADAATMRERTVRLLRQAAAERTRLAVLPELCTVSYDFRTREEVAPSAEPLDGPTVRAWHAVARETGMWVLGGLPERDGRDLRNSAVLVGPRGLRGVYRKVHLYHFEREVFTPGDRFEVWETPVGRLAPLICYDLRFAEAVRLLVLRGAEVLAVPTTWTDRGKPQPWDARGWCGAAYLAAGYAYGSRLWVACADRAGQDGGVRTLGCSLIVDPHGMVRAGPAAPDREEVLTAEVRGPAPRATAEMDLIGDRRPELYTELIAGGRGRAVGARRPGERP; translated from the coding sequence GTGAGCCGCCTGGCGGTCGTCCAGCTGGCGGCGCCGTGGGCGGACGCGGCGACGATGCGGGAACGCACCGTCCGGCTGCTGCGCCAGGCCGCGGCGGAGCGCACCCGGCTGGCTGTCCTGCCGGAGCTGTGCACGGTCAGCTACGACTTCCGCACCCGCGAGGAGGTGGCACCCTCCGCAGAACCCCTCGACGGCCCCACGGTCCGGGCCTGGCACGCGGTGGCCCGGGAGACGGGGATGTGGGTGCTGGGAGGCCTGCCCGAACGCGACGGCCGGGACCTCCGCAACAGCGCCGTCCTGGTCGGTCCCCGGGGCCTCCGGGGTGTCTACCGGAAGGTGCACCTCTACCACTTCGAGCGTGAGGTCTTCACGCCGGGCGACCGCTTCGAGGTGTGGGAGACGCCCGTGGGCCGGCTCGCCCCCCTGATCTGCTACGACCTGCGCTTCGCGGAGGCGGTGCGCCTCCTCGTCCTGCGGGGCGCGGAGGTGCTGGCCGTCCCGACCACCTGGACCGACCGCGGCAAGCCCCAGCCGTGGGACGCGCGCGGGTGGTGCGGGGCCGCCTACCTGGCGGCGGGATACGCCTACGGCAGCCGGCTCTGGGTGGCCTGCGCCGACCGCGCGGGGCAGGACGGCGGGGTGCGCACGCTGGGGTGCAGCCTGATCGTCGACCCGCACGGAATGGTCCGGGCGGGCCCGGCCGCGCCGGACCGGGAGGAGGTCCTGACCGCGGAGGTGCGCGGCCCCGCCCCGCGAGCCACGGCGGAGATGGACCTCATCGGCGACCGCCGGCCGGAGCTGTACACCGAGCTGATCGCCGGCGGACGTGGCCGGGCCGTGGGTGCCCGTCGCCCGGGTGAGCGTCCGTAA
- a CDS encoding VOC family protein, which yields MGVLVRDARATAARLAALGLRVRAWEEYGPGELRIAFIPVGETLIELIEPLTDQGWNAEWLRTHGEGVQHVALAVDDLAAALAALRARGVALADEAPRRGAGNTLIAFLRDPAGGVLVELTQPLGPPPWAA from the coding sequence GTGGGCGTCCTCGTCCGGGACGCGCGCGCCACCGCCGCCCGGCTGGCCGCGCTGGGGCTGCGGGTGCGCGCCTGGGAGGAGTACGGGCCGGGCGAGCTCCGGATCGCCTTCATCCCGGTCGGGGAGACGCTCATCGAGCTCATCGAGCCGCTCACCGACCAGGGGTGGAACGCCGAGTGGCTGCGCACGCATGGCGAGGGGGTCCAGCACGTCGCCCTGGCCGTGGACGACCTGGCCGCGGCGCTGGCAGCGCTGCGGGCCCGCGGCGTGGCCCTGGCCGACGAGGCGCCGCGCCGGGGCGCCGGCAACACGCTGATCGCGTTCCTGCGCGACCCCGCCGGGGGCGTGCTCGTGGAGCTGACCCAGCCGCTCGGCCCGCCCCCGTGGGCGGCGTGA
- a CDS encoding amino acid ABC transporter substrate-binding protein, with protein MRTTLARRLAALALAVGLVLPLVAVRPTAAQAREFRIGVAVALSGIFGRDGTLLKEAYELWAEAVNERGGIESRGGRYPVRLIVYDDESSEAKSAQLVERLATVDRVDLLLGGFGSNVVFASTAVAEKYKYPYCSGAASANPIFERGFKFTFATLNKTFEEVRAVAEVFVNARPKPQTAAIIGAEHLFAKLSAEGFRKVLQDHGVRVVHFEIFPLALADYTSLLQKVKRRNPEVLLVGSLLAHSLRVMKAAKEVGYAPKGVGFSFGPTVPDFVKELGRDAEYAVGASEWVPSLYYRDPVFGTSRTWYERFRLKYRKEPDYTQVAATACAVAQQVAVQNLNLVPPLSAEDRERLAEEMHRLDFQSLYGRVKFGPDGAIVLKPPLAVQIQDGRGVLVWPKLQGAKPLRYPMPPWDRR; from the coding sequence GTGAGGACCACGTTGGCGAGACGGCTGGCAGCGCTGGCCCTGGCGGTGGGGCTCGTCCTGCCGCTGGTCGCGGTGCGCCCCACGGCCGCTCAGGCGCGGGAGTTCCGGATCGGCGTGGCGGTGGCCCTGAGCGGCATCTTCGGCCGGGATGGCACGCTGCTCAAGGAGGCCTACGAGCTGTGGGCCGAGGCGGTGAACGAGCGGGGCGGCATCGAGTCCCGCGGCGGACGGTACCCGGTGCGCCTGATCGTCTACGACGACGAGTCCAGCGAGGCCAAGAGCGCCCAGCTGGTCGAGCGCCTGGCCACCGTCGACCGGGTCGACCTGCTGCTCGGGGGGTTTGGCAGCAACGTCGTCTTCGCCTCCACCGCCGTGGCGGAGAAGTACAAGTACCCGTACTGCTCAGGCGCGGCCAGCGCCAACCCCATCTTCGAGCGCGGCTTCAAGTTTACGTTCGCCACGCTCAACAAGACCTTCGAGGAGGTGCGCGCCGTCGCCGAGGTCTTCGTGAACGCCCGGCCCAAGCCCCAGACCGCGGCCATCATCGGGGCCGAGCACCTCTTCGCCAAGCTTTCCGCGGAGGGCTTCCGGAAGGTGCTCCAGGACCACGGCGTGCGCGTCGTCCACTTCGAGATCTTCCCGCTGGCGCTCGCCGACTACACCTCGCTCCTGCAGAAGGTCAAGCGCCGCAACCCGGAGGTCCTCCTGGTGGGCAGCCTGCTGGCCCACTCCCTGCGGGTGATGAAGGCGGCCAAGGAGGTCGGCTACGCCCCCAAGGGCGTGGGCTTCAGCTTCGGACCCACCGTCCCCGACTTCGTGAAGGAGCTGGGGCGGGACGCCGAGTACGCCGTGGGGGCCTCCGAGTGGGTACCCTCGCTCTACTACCGCGACCCGGTCTTCGGCACCTCCCGCACCTGGTACGAGCGCTTCCGCCTGAAGTACCGGAAGGAGCCGGACTACACCCAGGTGGCGGCCACGGCCTGCGCGGTGGCCCAGCAGGTCGCCGTGCAGAACCTCAACCTGGTGCCGCCGCTGTCGGCGGAGGACCGCGAGCGCCTGGCCGAGGAGATGCACCGGCTGGACTTCCAGTCGCTGTACGGGCGGGTGAAGTTCGGGCCCGACGGGGCCATCGTGCTGAAGCCGCCGCTGGCCGTGCAGATCCAGGACGGCCGCGGGGTCCTGGTCTGGCCCAAGCTGCAGGGGGCGAAGCCGCTGCGCTACCCCATGCCCCCCTGGGACCGCCGCTAG
- a CDS encoding branched-chain amino acid ABC transporter permease, which yields MVFLQAVANGVLLGGVYAAAGVGLSLIFGVTGIVNAAHGELMMLGAFTTYWLARSHGVDPLLSLPVAFLLLFAFGYGLQRFVLNRSVGAPLLVSLLATFGLSLVLVNAALRLWSADYRVLSVPYLDRSLHLGEVVLPYTRLVAGGLGLLMVAGLSALLARTPLGRAMRATAQDWEMAQLAGIDTRRVFALTVALGVGVTGAAGSLVAYFTNIHPYMGLTYTLFAFAVVVLGGMGYIPGVLYGGLAIGLAQAFTETYLEAGLSLMVAFLLLYVTLSLRPAGITGRGRVE from the coding sequence ATGGTCTTCCTCCAGGCGGTGGCCAACGGGGTGCTGCTGGGCGGCGTCTACGCCGCCGCGGGCGTGGGGCTCTCGCTGATCTTCGGGGTCACGGGGATCGTGAACGCCGCGCATGGCGAGCTGATGATGCTCGGCGCCTTCACCACCTACTGGCTGGCCCGCAGCCACGGCGTGGACCCCCTCCTCTCCCTGCCCGTCGCCTTCCTGCTCCTGTTCGCCTTCGGGTACGGGCTGCAGCGGTTCGTCCTGAACCGCTCGGTGGGGGCGCCGCTCCTCGTCTCGCTGCTGGCCACCTTCGGTCTCTCGCTGGTGCTGGTGAACGCGGCGCTGCGGCTGTGGTCGGCGGACTACCGCGTCCTCAGCGTCCCCTACCTGGACCGCAGCCTTCACCTGGGAGAGGTGGTCCTCCCCTACACCCGCCTGGTCGCCGGTGGGCTCGGGCTGCTCATGGTGGCGGGGCTCTCCGCGCTGCTGGCACGTACCCCGCTGGGCCGGGCCATGCGCGCCACGGCCCAGGACTGGGAGATGGCGCAGCTGGCGGGCATCGACACCCGGCGCGTCTTCGCCCTCACGGTGGCCCTCGGGGTCGGGGTGACCGGCGCGGCCGGCTCGCTGGTCGCCTACTTCACCAACATCCACCCCTACATGGGGCTCACCTACACCCTCTTCGCCTTCGCCGTGGTGGTGCTGGGCGGGATGGGCTACATCCCCGGGGTCCTCTACGGCGGGCTGGCCATCGGCCTGGCCCAGGCCTTCACCGAGACCTACCTGGAGGCGGGGCTCTCGCTCATGGTGGCCTTCCTGCTGCTCTACGTGACGCTCTCGCTGCGCCCCGCGGGCATCACCGGGCGGGGCCGGGTCGAGTGA
- a CDS encoding urea carboxylase-associated family protein, translating into MRRVFEQVVPGKHGLALELEAGQILRVVDLEGQQVVDMALFNRDNLREKLSTSYSRTRYVPARVGEYIPRDRLTEGDVLRSTLCRPMMTILKETAPEKGVHDCHNRMCNRFLYEVQLGVGPQDGCHEIISRVVAPYGLLPEDIPDTFDINMRYEHDCANRRWVIGLPASRPGDYVEFRAEMPLVVALSVCPLEIGPCNGGRSTPVRVEVDAP; encoded by the coding sequence GTGAGGCGGGTCTTCGAGCAGGTGGTGCCGGGCAAGCACGGGCTGGCCCTGGAGCTCGAGGCGGGTCAGATCCTGCGTGTGGTGGACCTGGAGGGCCAGCAGGTGGTGGACATGGCCCTCTTCAACCGCGACAACCTGCGGGAGAAGCTCTCCACCTCCTACTCGCGCACGCGGTACGTCCCCGCCCGCGTCGGCGAGTACATCCCCCGCGACCGGCTCACCGAGGGCGACGTCCTGCGCTCGACGCTCTGCCGGCCCATGATGACGATCCTCAAGGAGACGGCGCCCGAGAAGGGCGTGCACGACTGCCACAACCGGATGTGCAACCGCTTCCTCTACGAGGTCCAGCTGGGCGTGGGTCCCCAGGACGGCTGCCACGAGATCATCAGCCGGGTGGTGGCGCCCTACGGCCTGCTGCCGGAGGACATCCCCGACACCTTCGACATCAACATGCGGTACGAGCACGACTGCGCTAACCGGCGGTGGGTGATCGGCCTGCCGGCCAGCCGGCCGGGGGACTACGTCGAGTTCCGGGCGGAGATGCCGCTCGTGGTGGCGCTCTCCGTCTGCCCGCTGGAGATCGGCCCGTGCAACGGCGGGCGCTCCACGCCGGTGCGGGTGGAGGTGGACGCGCCCTAG